Proteins encoded together in one Branchiostoma floridae strain S238N-H82 chromosome 18, Bfl_VNyyK, whole genome shotgun sequence window:
- the LOC118405882 gene encoding myosin light chain kinase, smooth muscle-like, producing the protein MEGLSQSIITAGQRVQASRGAPQTIAGGDQAVQVIQSQTVQSGQGTVLGGSQVMVQGGQVTMVQGGQGAMIQGESPNIAQMLESQAVEEGGAAKLNIITSGTPEPTVTWLFGGVELKGDARRKISVDSATGSHLLMIQQVQEADSGDYTARVENDFGITECTAQILVYPRGQKVTIVQEGVQNVTGGSQTVQVAQGKPGMEGLSQSIIAAGQRVQASRGTTQNTGQGGQVTMVQGGDQGTTVQGGQITMVQGGQGMMVQGGQGTTVVQGTSQHIVETGTTLQGEPPNFGKMPDSQAVEEGGTARFETIVTGSPEPEVAWLHNGQELKSGGRYQISVDSANHHHVLVIQKLAKADAGKYTARVGNQFGEAACTAELHVIAPGQKVKMVKGESPNFAKMLESQAVEDGSAARFEVVVTGNPEPTVIWQYNGQDLKQDQRREVISNKAKGQHVLLIESVQQSDSGDYTARVRNDFGEAACTAQLLVYPPGQKVKLVTGESPNFAKFPSSAAVADGDPARFDAMVTGSPVPNVTWLHMGTEIRSDTRRKVVFDQSKNMSSIVISQVQPSDGGDYTCQLTNDYGQAACTAQLLVKGIKK; encoded by the coding sequence ATGGAAGGACTGTCGCAGAGCATCATAACGGCTGGCCAAAGGGTTCAGGCTTCGCGAGGGGCGCCACAGACCATCGCAGGAGGAGACCAGGCAGTTCAAGTCATCCAGAGCCAGACGGTTCAGAGTGGCCAGGGCACCGTGTTAGGTGGTAGTCAAGTTATGGTACAAGGTGGCCAGGTGACGATGGTACAAGGAGGCCAGGGTGCTATGATACAAGGGGAATCTCCTAACATTGCACAAATGTTAGAAAGCCAGGCAGTAGAAGAAGGTGGGGCTGCAAAGCTCAATATCATCACCAGTGGAACCCCTGAACCAACCGTGACGTGGTTGTTTGGCGGGGTTGAGCTAAAGGGAGACGCTAGACGGAAGATTTCTGTGGACAGCGCGACAGGATCTCACCTCCTGATGATACAACAAGTGCAGGAGGCAGACTCCGGCGACTACACGGCCAGGGTGGAGAATGACTTTGGCATTACCGAGTGCACAGCACAAATCCTGGTGTACCCTCGTGGTCAGAAAGTCACAATAGTGCAAGAAGGAGTGCAGAATGTGACAGGAGGCAGTCAAACTGTTCAAGTCGCACAGGGTAAACCCGGTATGGAGGGACTGTCTCAGAGCATTATAGCGGCTGGTCAAAGGGTCCAGGCCTCTCGAGGGACGACTCAGAACACTGGACAAGGAGGCCAGGTCACTATGGTACAAGGTGGAGACCAGGGTACCACGGTACAAGGTGGCCAGATCACTATGGTACAAGGTGGCCAAGGAATGATGGTACAGGGTGGCCAGGGCACGACCGTGGTTCAAGGCACATCTCAACACATCGTCGAAACCGGCACCACACTTCAAGGGGAGCCGCCAAACTTTGGGAAGATGCCTGACTCTCAGGCAGTAGAAGAGGGTGGCACAGCTCGATTTGAGACCATCGTCACGGGAAGTCCGGAACCCGAGGTGGCCTGGCTGCACAACGGACAGGAGCTGAAGTCAGGCGGTCGTTATCAGATCAGTGTAGACTCTGCAAACCATCACCACGTTCTGGTCATACAGAAGTTAGCAAAGGCTGATGCAGGGAAGTACACAGCAAGAGTGGGTAACCAGTTTGGCGAGGCAGCTTGCACTGCAGAGCTGCACGTCATTGCACCTGGCCAGAAAGTCAAGATGGTGAAAGGCGAGTCCCCAAACTTTGCGAAGATGCTGGAGAGCCAAGCTGTGGAGGACGGCAGCGCCGCGAGGTTTGAGGTCGTCGTCACGGGCAACCCAGAGCCGACCGTTATATGGCAGTACAATGGCCAGGACCTTAAACAAGACCAGCGAAGAGAAGTCATCTCTAACAAGGCTAAAGGGCAGCACGTGCTGCTCATCGAGAGTGTTCAGCAGTCGGACTCAGGGGACTACACAGCCAGGGTGAGGAACGACTTCGGAGAAGCCGCCTGTACCGCGCAGCTTCTAGTCTACCCTCCCGGGCAGAAGGTGAAGCTCGTCACCGGAGAGTCGCCGAACTTCGCCAAGTTTCCCAGCAGCGCTGCCGTGGCGGACGGGGATCCGGCGCGGTTTGACGCGATGGTGACCGGTTCTCCCGTACCGAACGTCACCTGGCTGCACATGGGGACGGAGATCCGATCAGACACGCGGAGGAAGGTCGTCTTCGACCAATCGAAGAACATGTCCAGCATCGTCATCTCGCAGGTCCAGCCCTCGGACGGAGGAGACTACACGTGTCAGCTGACCAACGACTACGGACAGGCCGCCTGCACCGCCCAACTTCTCGTCAAAGGTATTAAGAAGTAG